One part of the Caproiciproducens sp. CPB-2 genome encodes these proteins:
- the mnmG gene encoding tRNA uridine-5-carboxymethylaminomethyl(34) synthesis enzyme MnmG: MGGIPLKYDAGNYDVVVIGAGHAGIEAALASARLGCSTCVFTINMDAVGNCPCNPSIGGTAKGHLVREIDALGGEMGKTADEAMLQSRMLNLGKGPAVHSLRAQIDRREYGKIMKRKLETQPDLQLKQAEIVDLERGPDGLWLVTTRMEAVYRAKAVVIATGTYLGGKIYVGDVSYEGGPDGMFPSAFLGAALKKIGLRLRRFKTGTPARVLKSSIDFTGLEVQEGDEPVVPFSYDTLTPLKNRAVCHISWTNDSTKQVILENIGRSPMYSGKIEGVGPRYCPSFEDKIMRFPDKKRHQLFIEPCGMDTEEMYLQGMSSSLPEEVQIAFYRTIKGLEHVEIMRCAYAIEYDCVDPLQMEATLEFQEFPGLYGAGQFNGSSGYEEAAAQGLVAGINAALKVRGREPMILDRAGSYIGTLVDDLITKGVSDPYRMMTSRSEYRLVLRQDNADERLTPTGRKIGLISDERWERFQQKQKQKEQELLRAEKTVLPPSEALNQLLVSHETSPVITGVRLAELIRRPQLNYGILKEVDRDRPDLPAAVFENVEIEIKYEGYIKRQKADIAEMRRLEERRLPAKINYKEIVGLRTEAQEKLQKVMPASVGQASRISGVSPADISVLLIWLARGRGE; this comes from the coding sequence ATGGGAGGAATACCTTTGAAATACGATGCCGGTAATTATGATGTTGTGGTGATCGGCGCCGGACATGCCGGAATCGAGGCCGCGCTCGCATCCGCGCGCCTCGGCTGCAGCACCTGCGTTTTTACGATCAATATGGACGCCGTGGGGAATTGCCCCTGCAATCCGTCTATCGGCGGAACGGCGAAGGGCCATCTGGTCCGGGAAATCGACGCACTGGGCGGGGAAATGGGAAAAACCGCTGACGAAGCCATGCTGCAGAGCAGAATGCTCAATCTGGGCAAAGGCCCCGCCGTCCATTCTCTGCGCGCCCAGATCGACCGCCGGGAATACGGCAAGATCATGAAACGGAAGCTTGAGACACAGCCGGACCTGCAGCTGAAGCAGGCGGAAATCGTGGATCTGGAGCGGGGGCCGGACGGCCTGTGGCTGGTCACGACCCGGATGGAAGCGGTTTACCGCGCAAAGGCGGTGGTGATCGCCACCGGTACTTATCTTGGCGGAAAAATTTATGTCGGCGACGTTTCCTATGAGGGCGGGCCGGACGGAATGTTTCCCTCGGCGTTCCTCGGCGCGGCGCTGAAAAAAATCGGCCTGCGCCTTCGCCGGTTCAAGACCGGCACCCCCGCGCGCGTTTTGAAATCCAGCATCGACTTTACCGGCCTTGAGGTACAGGAAGGCGACGAACCCGTCGTTCCGTTTTCCTACGATACCCTGACTCCGCTGAAAAACCGTGCGGTCTGCCATATCTCCTGGACAAACGACTCCACCAAGCAGGTGATTCTGGAAAATATTGGGCGCTCCCCCATGTACAGCGGCAAAATCGAGGGGGTGGGCCCCCGGTACTGTCCGAGCTTTGAGGATAAGATCATGCGTTTTCCGGATAAGAAGCGACATCAGCTTTTTATTGAGCCCTGCGGGATGGACACCGAGGAAATGTATTTGCAGGGGATGAGCTCTTCGCTGCCGGAAGAAGTGCAGATCGCTTTTTACCGCACGATCAAGGGATTGGAGCATGTGGAAATCATGCGCTGCGCCTACGCGATTGAATACGACTGTGTCGACCCGCTTCAAATGGAGGCGACGCTGGAATTTCAGGAATTTCCCGGGCTTTACGGCGCGGGGCAGTTCAACGGCAGCTCCGGTTACGAGGAGGCCGCCGCGCAGGGGCTGGTTGCCGGAATCAACGCCGCTCTGAAGGTACGGGGAAGGGAGCCGATGATCCTTGACCGCGCAGGCTCCTATATCGGAACCCTGGTGGACGACCTGATTACCAAGGGGGTGAGCGACCCCTACCGGATGATGACGTCGCGGAGCGAATACCGGCTGGTGCTTCGTCAGGACAACGCCGACGAACGCCTGACGCCGACCGGCAGGAAAATCGGGCTGATTTCCGATGAGCGCTGGGAACGGTTCCAGCAAAAGCAAAAGCAGAAGGAGCAGGAGCTTCTGCGCGCGGAAAAGACCGTCCTGCCGCCGTCCGAGGCCCTGAATCAGCTGCTTGTTTCACATGAAACATCGCCGGTAATCACCGGTGTGCGCTTGGCCGAGCTGATTCGCCGCCCGCAGCTGAACTATGGGATTTTAAAGGAAGTCGACAGGGACCGGCCCGACCTGCCCGCCGCGGTTTTTGAAAACGTGGAAATTGAAATCAAATATGAGGGCTACATCAAACGGCAGAAAGCGGATATTGCGGAAATGCGCCGTCTGGAAGAACGCCGGTTGCCCGCCAAGATCAATTATAAGGAAATTGTCGGCCTGAGAACCGAAGCGCAGGAAAAACTGCAGAAGGTGATGCCCGCAAGCGTCGGACAGGCTTCCCGCATTTCGGGCGTCAGCCCCGCGGATATTTCCGTGCTGCTGATCTGGCTTGCGCGCGGCAGGGGGGAATAA
- the rsmG gene encoding 16S rRNA (guanine(527)-N(7))-methyltransferase RsmG, which produces MEDIRERLVSSAQGAGIALSGKQAESFQQYMEVLLNWNQKINLTAIKEPEEIAYKHFLDSILILKYLTLPEGAKLIDVGTGAGFPGVPLKLMRPGLKLTLLDGLNKRLVFLQDLAEKLPFSAEFVHARAEEAGRQGAYRGKFDFATARAVAPLNLLCEYCLPFLKIGGVFIAMKGPEPEEEVRAAENAVALLGCTLDAIEKFELPNRDSRSLILIRRTGPIPAAYPRHGAKIAKSPL; this is translated from the coding sequence ATGGAGGATATTCGCGAGCGGCTGGTTTCTTCCGCACAGGGCGCGGGAATCGCGCTGAGCGGGAAACAGGCGGAAAGTTTTCAACAATATATGGAGGTCCTGTTGAATTGGAATCAGAAAATCAACCTGACCGCCATAAAGGAGCCTGAGGAGATCGCGTACAAGCATTTTCTGGACAGCATCCTGATTTTGAAGTACCTGACCCTGCCGGAAGGCGCGAAGCTGATCGATGTCGGCACCGGCGCGGGGTTTCCCGGCGTACCGCTCAAGCTGATGCGTCCCGGCCTGAAACTGACCCTGCTGGACGGGCTCAATAAACGCCTGGTCTTTTTGCAGGATCTGGCGGAAAAGTTACCTTTCAGCGCCGAATTTGTACACGCGCGCGCGGAGGAAGCCGGAAGGCAGGGCGCATACCGGGGAAAATTCGATTTTGCCACCGCAAGGGCCGTCGCGCCGCTGAATTTGCTTTGCGAATACTGCCTGCCGTTTCTGAAAATCGGAGGGGTATTTATCGCGATGAAGGGGCCCGAGCCGGAGGAGGAAGTCCGTGCGGCGGAAAATGCCGTCGCTCTCCTGGGCTGTACGCTGGACGCAATCGAAAAGTTTGAACTGCCGAACAGGGACAGCCGCAGTCTGATACTGATCAGACGGACGGGACCGATTCCCGCGGCCTATCCGCGGCACGGGGCAAAGATTGCGAAAAGCCCGCTTTAA